From Quercus robur chromosome 8, dhQueRobu3.1, whole genome shotgun sequence:
TTAATTTCCCCAATTAATGTTTTGTAACTTGTCCTTTTATGTTACTTTAATCCTGTTTGGTTTGTGtcaataaaaacttttatgAGGAATGGTAGCTTGAAGGTGTCAAAATTGGTATTTAATATAGAAAAACTACATTTCTCAAAAGGGATTAAATTCTGTAAAGACGtggtgtaaaacccatgttttaccCTTTCAATCCTAATATGCTACAacatcttatcacatatttaagaataaacatAACCActctcaatcaattctaatacctaTATATAAATCTAACCAAATTGGGAGTTTATTGAGATGCTATTAGGAGTGATAggatatattgaattttaagtaaaatactaatgtgacaatattttattggataatgtaaaacatgggttttacaccCCGTCCTTACTAAATTCAGACtcttctcaaaactcaattccATCAAATGTAAATATGACATTTAAGGTGTTTATATGGTTATCTATGATGTAGGGAATAAAATTATAGTTAAGATGTAGGCTTAGAGCCCTGTACATGCTTATTTGAATGAAGCTTttatttaaagcaaaaaaatttaacatctTTAACCTTTCCAGCTACCTATTTGTTTACGAGCAATCCTACTGTGAACTCCATTTGATGCAATTAAACTGTGACATAATCTGAAAATTGCACAAGACATTACGCATTATGGTCGACTAGAAGTCGTTTTCCCCCAAATTCACTTCTGATTCCTGAATTAAATCTGAATTTCTTGAGCATCTATAAAACTTACATATCTCACTTGTGATTTTTAGGCCTTGAATTACTCACACTTCTGCAAATATGCATGTTCTGAAGAAGTTCCTGAACTCCAAGACATGGGAGGCCCGGTTGAAGGTCTGCGATTCTTAACACTagtgtaaaatttaaatattgataTTAGCAATTAACAAGatatatgaaaatataactTATGAGGTTTCACAATTTGAACAGGAGGATTCAGTGTTGCTTTTGATCCACTAGATGGTTCCAGTATTGTGGACACAAATTTCACAGTAGGAACCATCTTTGGGGTGTGGCCTGGAGATAAGTTAACTGGAGTGACAGGAAGAGATCAAGTTGCTGCAGCCATGGGAATTTATGGTCCCCGGACTACATATGTTCTAGCTCTTAAAGATATCCCTGGCACCCATGAGTTCCTTCTGCTTGATGAAGGTTTTCTTTCAACAATATGATAAAATTCAAAGGCTTTAATGGAAGATGTCTTGCTCTTTTCTTATTCACTCATTTATGATGGCGGAGAAAAGTTCCTCCAATCCATTAAAATGATTATCCACGTGCATTTTAATCTCATGACTCTAAGTCATCTTAGTATGTTACATGGCCATCAAATAGGTCATGTGATTAAAAGCACACATGGATGATCATTTAAATTGTCACATAATGTGTTGGAGAAGATTTCTCCATAATTAATTTGGATTAAAACTTTTTCTATCTATAAACCATGTtcttttaaatgattttaaagGGTTCTCTCCTTCTCAAGCAATGAAATGGTTTCCATTCAGATGAAAGTATCACCCCTTCCCTATTTCTCCCTCTCTTCACATAGTGCATTATGTCAGGAAAATGGCAACATGTCAAGGACACAACAGAAATTAATGAAGGAAAGCTATTCTCCCCTGGAAATTTGAGAGCCACTTTTGACAACCCTGACTACAAGAAGGTCTTATTAATTGCCTAACTTTACAATTATATTATGCATATATATTTTGGGAATCGTGTTATGGCAGAAGACTCAATAGCTTTTTGTTTTATCACCCAACAGCTGATCAACTATTATGTAAATGAGAAATACACATTGAGATACACTGGAGGAATGGTGCCGGATGTTAACCAGGTGTGCCCTTTGCTTTCATACATCCCGTTGCCATGTTTGAATGTTTTAAGTGACTCTCAATTCGAATTGCCTGCAGTGAGACATATGATAAATGTGTTCAAGCACTCTAAATTTCTCcattatttctctctctgcagattattgtaaaagaaaaaggtatCTTCACTAATGTGATCTCCCCAACTACCAAAGCCAAGCTAAGACTATTATTTGAGGTAGCTCCTTTGGGACTCTTGATTGAGAAAGCTGGAGGTTACAGCAGTGATGGCAAACAGTCTATACTAGACAAGGTGATCAATAATTTAGATGAAAGAACTCAAGTTGCTTATGGATCCAAGAATGAGATTATCCGATTTGAGAAAACACTGTATGGATCCTCCAGGCTTGAGGCTGGGGTGCCTGTTGGAGCTGCTGCctaattgaaataatatatattttttgtttggaacAAAATTATTGCTCATTTACTAAACAtgtattttcttcaaattgtgCTTTTGAAGTAAAAATTAGGTTCAAAGACCAGTACTGACTAGTGAAATGTTGTACTGTAAATAAAACTTTGTTTGGATAGCTTATTTTTTGAAAGCTTAtgttactatttagcttatttttgctactattcatggtcccactacactttttggtactatttatggatcccactgtactatttcagttaacttttacctttatctacagtactttcagcaaaaagttttcaatttcagcaaaataagtggttcCCTAACAGACCctaagggcacgtttggtataatgtaataattattacatgGAAATAGGAATAAGTATTATAAGGAATACATAAATTGGAATGTAATAAGAATtaatattcattagtttggtgaccatttagaaataaaatcctgaatatgcatccacaatttagtagagtataaaaagaatgtataattaaatcatttttaagtcaaattttctaaaatacatTTCTTTTAGAGtgttcaaaatagagctaataattaacaagaaggaaaatttattttctttccttttgaagatatggcaactaatggctttttaggaaagttttttaaaattattacataaggtgaatgaatagatattcagtacttttgataatgaataattatttctcattttgaagaatagttattcataaggaataactattcattgtaataaaaacataaccaaacaaccTAATAGTTATGCCATAGGAATATCTATTATATTAGAGtatct
This genomic window contains:
- the LOC126697653 gene encoding sedoheptulose-1,7-bisphosphatase, chloroplastic; the protein is METGIACYTRGAFLPSVTSQHSTGLVSPPSISPSFSSRSLKSSSLFGESLRVVPKSSLKVLKAKNSSLVTRCEIGDSLEEFLKKATPDKGLIRLMTCMGEAIRTISFKVKTASCGGTACVNSFGDEQLAVDMVADKLLFEALNYSHFCKYACSEEVPELQDMGGPVEGGFSVAFDPLDGSSIVDTNFTVGTIFGVWPGDKLTGVTGRDQVAAAMGIYGPRTTYVLALKDIPGTHEFLLLDEGKWQHVKDTTEINEGKLFSPGNLRATFDNPDYKKLINYYVNEKYTLRYTGGMVPDVNQIIVKEKGIFTNVISPTTKAKLRLLFEVAPLGLLIEKAGGYSSDGKQSILDKVINNLDERTQVAYGSKNEIIRFEKTLYGSSRLEAGVPVGAAA